The following coding sequences lie in one Streptomyces sp. NBC_00510 genomic window:
- a CDS encoding prephenate dehydratase, producing MVTIAYQGEPGSNSAAAARRLYPESRELPCTTFEQALEAVAVGSAELAVIPVDNSAAGRVADVHHLLPEADLSIIAEYFLPIRFDLMGVPGATLEDVVCVRSHVHALGQCRKIIREGGWQTLVSDDTAGAAREVAELGDPRHAALAPPGAADLYGLQVLRGGVEDTSDNTTRFVVLSRDAVFPPDSGTPMMTSLFFSVRNIPSALYKALGGFSSNAVNLTKIESYQVGAGLKASRFYIEIEGHPEESSVALALEELRFFSSEVRIMGVYPAHPHRFLDHD from the coding sequence ATGGTGACCATCGCCTACCAGGGAGAACCCGGATCGAATTCCGCCGCCGCGGCCCGCAGGCTGTACCCCGAGAGCCGGGAGCTGCCCTGCACGACGTTCGAGCAGGCGCTGGAGGCGGTCGCGGTGGGGAGCGCGGAGCTGGCCGTGATCCCCGTGGACAACTCCGCCGCCGGTCGCGTCGCGGACGTCCACCACCTGCTGCCGGAGGCGGACCTCTCGATCATCGCGGAGTACTTCCTGCCGATCCGCTTCGACCTGATGGGCGTGCCCGGGGCCACGCTGGAGGACGTCGTGTGCGTCCGCAGCCATGTGCACGCCCTGGGGCAGTGCCGGAAGATCATCCGCGAGGGCGGCTGGCAGACGCTGGTGAGCGACGACACCGCGGGCGCCGCCCGCGAGGTCGCGGAGCTCGGCGACCCGCGGCACGCGGCGCTCGCCCCGCCCGGCGCGGCGGACCTGTACGGGCTCCAGGTGCTGCGCGGCGGCGTGGAGGACACCTCCGACAACACCACCCGCTTCGTCGTCCTCTCGCGCGACGCCGTGTTCCCGCCGGACTCGGGCACGCCGATGATGACCAGCCTCTTCTTCTCGGTGCGCAACATCCCGAGCGCGCTCTACAAGGCGCTCGGCGGCTTCTCCAGCAACGCGGTGAACCTCACCAAGATCGAGAGCTACCAGGTGGGCGCGGGGCTGAAGGCCAGCCGCTTCTACATCGAGATCGAGGGCCACCCGGAGGAGAGCAGCGTGGCCCTGGCCCTGGAGGAACTGCGCTTCTTCTCCTCCGAGGTGCGGATCATGGGCGTCTACCCGGCACATCCGCACCGCTTCCTGGACCACGACTGA